In Anomalospiza imberbis isolate Cuckoo-Finch-1a 21T00152 chromosome 19, ASM3175350v1, whole genome shotgun sequence, a genomic segment contains:
- the LOC137485320 gene encoding ras-related protein Rap-2b-like isoform X1, with amino-acid sequence MSPVVKEKNHVRLVFLGAAGVGKTSLIRRFLMDTFEPKHRRTVEELHSKEYEVCGATVKVEILDTSGSYSFPAMRKLSIQNSDAFALVYAVDDAESFESVKSLREEILEVKEDKFPPIVVVGNKAESGGERQVPVEDALSLVELDWNSRFVETSAKDNENVLEVFRELLQQANLPSRLSPALCKRRETLPKEQALRPPMNKTNSCSVHRHRLETQVGWVGEALPRPKPPLLPPTPSLLFPTQPTGAEG; translated from the exons ATGTCCCCGGTGGTGAAGGAGAAGAACCACGTCCGGTTGGTTTTCCTGGGAGCTGCCGGCGTGGGCAAGACCTCGCTCATCCGCCGCTTCCTGATGGACACCTTCGAGCCCAAGCACCGGCGCACGGTGGAGGAGCTGCACAGCAAGGAGTACGAGGTGTGCGGGGCCACGGTCAAGGTGGAGATCCTGGACACCAGCGGCAGCTACTCCTTCCCGGCCATGAGGAAGCTCTCGATCCAGAACAGCGACGCCTTCGCCCTGGTCTACGCCGTGGATGATGCCGAGTCCTTCGAGAGCGTCAAGAGCCTGCGGGAGGAGATCCTGGAGGTGAAGGAGGACAAGTTCCCTCCCATCGTGGTGGTCGGCAACAAGGCGGAGAGCGGCGGCGAGCGGCAGGTGCCGGTGGAGGACGCGCTGTCGCTGGTGGAGCTGGACTGGAACAGCCGCTTCGTGGAGACGTCGGCCAAGGACAACGAGAACgtcctggaggtgttcagggagctgctgcagcaggccAACCTGCCCAGCAGGCTCAGCCCCGCGCTCTGCAAGAGGAGGGAGACGCTGCCCAAGGAGCAGGCGCTCAGGCCGCCCATGAACAAGACCAACAGCTGCTCCGT GCACCGGCACCGGCTGGAAACTCaggtgggctgggtgggagaggCACTGCCTCGGCCAAAACCtcccctgctgcctcccaccccttccctcctcttccccacccagcccacagGAGCGGAGGGTTGA
- the LOC137485320 gene encoding GTP-binding protein Rhes-like isoform X2, producing the protein MSPVVKEKNHVRLVFLGAAGVGKTSLIRRFLMDTFEPKHRRTVEELHSKEYEVCGATVKVEILDTSGSYSFPAMRKLSIQNSDAFALVYAVDDAESFESVKSLREEILEVKEDKFPPIVVVGNKAESGGERQVPVEDALSLVELDWNSRFVETSAKDNENVLEVFRELLQQANLPSRLSPALCKRRETLPKEQALRPPMNKTNSCSVC; encoded by the coding sequence ATGTCCCCGGTGGTGAAGGAGAAGAACCACGTCCGGTTGGTTTTCCTGGGAGCTGCCGGCGTGGGCAAGACCTCGCTCATCCGCCGCTTCCTGATGGACACCTTCGAGCCCAAGCACCGGCGCACGGTGGAGGAGCTGCACAGCAAGGAGTACGAGGTGTGCGGGGCCACGGTCAAGGTGGAGATCCTGGACACCAGCGGCAGCTACTCCTTCCCGGCCATGAGGAAGCTCTCGATCCAGAACAGCGACGCCTTCGCCCTGGTCTACGCCGTGGATGATGCCGAGTCCTTCGAGAGCGTCAAGAGCCTGCGGGAGGAGATCCTGGAGGTGAAGGAGGACAAGTTCCCTCCCATCGTGGTGGTCGGCAACAAGGCGGAGAGCGGCGGCGAGCGGCAGGTGCCGGTGGAGGACGCGCTGTCGCTGGTGGAGCTGGACTGGAACAGCCGCTTCGTGGAGACGTCGGCCAAGGACAACGAGAACgtcctggaggtgttcagggagctgctgcagcaggccAACCTGCCCAGCAGGCTCAGCCCCGCGCTCTGCAAGAGGAGGGAGACGCTGCCCAAGGAGCAGGCGCTCAGGCCGCCCATGAACAAGACCAACAGCTGCTCCGTGTGCTGA